Proteins encoded within one genomic window of Deltaproteobacteria bacterium:
- a CDS encoding 3-keto-5-aminohexanoate cleavage protein, with translation MMAEKIIIEVRINEYAMRDPNPNVPYSPEEIASQSLECWRAGAAIIHYHARDPKTGAPSSDPKLYADTVRRIKEKSDLITMPTLGAWWMGSPEARIAHIVEMAKDPMTRPDLGPIDMATSNVDTYDPQAKRFKTTETVYLNTTKTWQYFAETMKSVGVKPIQALWSIPSVRHTQAFIDMGIFEAPVYGEVVLTEDWLLAGHPGTVKGLEAFLDFIPQNDDWQWSVMCVGGNLLAVAAAAMERGGHISIGLGDYPYSELELPTNARIVARIAQMAREMGREIATPEEARKMLGLS, from the coding sequence ATTATGGCAGAAAAGATCATCATCGAAGTACGTATTAACGAGTACGCAATGCGCGACCCCAACCCGAACGTGCCCTACAGCCCGGAAGAAATCGCCAGTCAGTCGCTGGAATGCTGGCGCGCAGGCGCGGCCATCATCCATTATCATGCCCGCGATCCGAAAACCGGCGCGCCATCCTCCGATCCGAAACTGTACGCCGACACCGTGCGCCGCATTAAAGAGAAAAGCGATCTCATCACCATGCCGACGTTAGGCGCGTGGTGGATGGGGTCGCCGGAGGCGCGCATCGCCCACATTGTCGAGATGGCCAAAGACCCCATGACCAGACCGGACCTCGGCCCCATCGACATGGCGACCAGCAACGTCGACACCTACGATCCCCAAGCCAAGCGCTTCAAGACCACGGAGACGGTGTACCTGAACACCACCAAGACCTGGCAGTATTTTGCCGAGACCATGAAATCGGTCGGTGTGAAACCGATCCAAGCATTGTGGAGCATTCCCTCCGTGCGCCATACCCAAGCATTCATAGACATGGGCATCTTCGAGGCACCAGTGTACGGCGAAGTCGTATTAACCGAAGACTGGCTGTTGGCCGGGCATCCCGGCACGGTCAAAGGGCTAGAAGCGTTTCTCGACTTCATTCCCCAAAATGACGACTGGCAATGGTCGGTGATGTGCGTCGGCGGCAACCTGCTCGCAGTAGCGGCGGCAGCAATGGAGCGTGGGGGACATATTTCTATCGGCTTGGGAGATTACCCCTACTCCGAGTTAGAGCTGCCCACCAACGCCCGCATCGTCGCGCGCATCGCGCAAATGGCCCGCGAGATGGGACGAGAAATCGCCACACCGGAAGAAGCGCGGAAGATGTTGGGGCTTTCTTAA